A stretch of the Triplophysa dalaica isolate WHDGS20190420 chromosome 19, ASM1584641v1, whole genome shotgun sequence genome encodes the following:
- the ccni2 gene encoding cyclin-I: MKPPGEEDNRRLGTLLLNTLEREMRLWRAPVLKNGCIQGSDICPSQYQEVIVWMHEMSTVYQFSSETFALGVCVLNSLIATVKAQFKYLKCMAITSLILAAKINEEDEVIASVRHLLEQSGCKFSTAEILRMERIILNKLHWDLYIATPIDFIHIVSTTDICIQTRTQPYKKEKKTDNTVLRTLTKIDVCSLTLCTWCSRT; encoded by the exons ATGAAACCCCCTGGCGAGGAAGACAATCGACGTCTGGGGACATTGCTGCTGAACACTCTGGAGAGAGAAATGCGCCTGTGGAGAGCACCAGTCTTAAAGAATGGATGCATTCAG GGTTCAGATATTTGTCCATCTCAGTATCAGGAGGTGATTGTGTGGATGCACGAAATGAGCACAGTTTACCAGTTCAGCTCCGAGACTTTTGCTTTGGGAGTGTGTGTTCTTAATAGCTTGATTGCAACAGTTAAG GCTCAGTTCAAATACCTCAAGTGCATGGCCATCACCTCACTGATCCTGGCTGCAAAAATCAACGAGGAAGATGAG GTGATCGCATCGGTTAGGCATCTGCTGGAGCAAAGCGGTTGCAAATTCTCCACAGCAGAGATTCTTCGCATGGAGCGAATCATATTAAACAAGCTGCACTGGGACCTTTACATCGCAACACCCATCGATTTCATTCACATCGTGAGTACAACTGACATATGTATTCAGACCAGAACTCAACCTtacaaaaaggaaaagaaaacgGATAACACCGTTTTGCGAACGTTAACAAAAATTGACGTTTGTTCCTTGACATTGTGCACGTGGTGCAGCCGGACGTGA